A genomic segment from Nematostella vectensis chromosome 6, jaNemVect1.1, whole genome shotgun sequence encodes:
- the LOC5507469 gene encoding leucine-rich repeat-containing protein 74A — protein sequence MKTSSSYGNGSHNRHAISRQYQNIPQVIIRPVTAPGKHINKSSKPFTPSPPRCTPSPLPRRPNTTVGFYELPISTYTRPKSAICATENASNSETTPRTNSPRKGKGKRSQKSERKPKKSTHIAWDGDPRADDLRRNELFTPIRQPRKDTFFDANGNQISEAQYWITRTQKRRSAMKGMPLVPGSISTMVTFEESDNDDDDKAADDVQITRVPSFADVVLSDESSDFETDLEEDFPVKPRVFDPSGKNSYIKLCKEKDLVPVTFLTERLKEPGIVMRHHGLGAEGTLAIAKSLMKNTYTENLDLTDNYIGGPGGMALAEMLYDNCFITEIDLSMNFIRSEGGLAFAKMLHKNQSLRKLVLRSNHLTDKDAKAFAEALKENRTLIHLDLSHNEIGEMGGIFLGAGVASNYGLKHLDLSWNCIRFKGAVGMAQALKTNDCLTHFNMSWNGLSLLGCVALGRFLKRNEALKELDISNNRIGLLATQKLAQGIAAHPNLTALKVGKNPIGDGGVECLLNVIKAHDKLKYLSLEDITVSPKVFDEIKELEKERGVTIITGGIGGYKRPKEMPPGMRILLNFISENRLRLIDWFNQFDKDHSGGISREEFSKGLKETGLVMTKRQLDRLMEYIDINNDGEIEYSELLRGREMTIQELREERKIEERNKRIEEERMRLPKLEGYDYDLM from the exons ATGAAGACTAGTAGCTCTTATGGAAACGGAAGCCACAATCGACACGCAATATCTCGCCAATACCAG AATATACCTCAAGTTATTATAAGACCAGTTACAGCCCCTGGGAAACATATCAACAAGTCATCAAAGCCTTTCACTCCATCTCCACCAAGATGCACTCCAAGCCCATTACCACGGAGACCAAATACTACTGTGGGTTTCTACGAACTTCCTATCAGTACATATACCAGGCCAAAGTCAGCTATTTGTGCCACAGAAAATGCAAGTAATTCTGAAACTACTCCGAG GACCAACTCCCCAAGAAAAGGCAAAGGGAAAAGAAGTCAAAAAAGTGAACGAAAACCAAAGAAATCTACCCATATTGCATGGGATGGTGATCCCAGAGCTGATGATCTAAGACGAAATGAATTATTCACTCCAATAAGACAACCAAGAAAAGATACATTCTttg atGCAAATGGGAATCAAATTTCTGAAGCCCAATACTGGATAACGAGAACTCAAAAAAGGAGGTCAGCAATGAAGGGAATGCCACTAGTACCAGGCTCCATCTCCACCATGGTCACCTTTGAGGAGtcagataatgatgatgatgacaaggCAGCAGATGATGTGCAGATTACAAGAGTACCTAGCTTTGCAGATGTTGTTCTTTCTGATGAAAGTTCTGATTTTGAGACAGACCTGGAGGAGGATTTTCCAG TGAAACCACGGGTGTTTGATCCATCTGGCAAGAATTCTTATATAAAGCTATGCAAGGAAAAag ATTTGGTACCAGTGACCTTTCTTACAGAAAGGTTAAAGGAACCTGGAATTGTTATGCGACACCATGGACTAGGAGCAGAAGGGACCCTAGCAATAGCTAAATCTCTCATG aaaaatacctACACTGAAAATCTGGACCTGACTGACAACTATATTGGGGGTCCTGGGGGAATGGCCCTCGCCGAGATGCTATATGACAACTGCTTCATCACTGAAATC GACTTATCAATGAACTTCATACGCTCTGAGGGAGGTTTGGCCTTTGCCAAAATGCTGCACAAAAACCAGTCCTTAAGAAAGCTAGTACTTAGAT CCAACCATTTAACAGACAAGGATGCAAAGGCTTTTGCTGAAGCCTTGAAGGAGAACAGAACACTGATTCACCTTGACCTTAGTCATAACGAGATTGGTGAGATGGGTGGGATCTTCCTTGGTGCAGGCGTG GCATCTAACTACGGGCTCAAGCACTTGGATCTCAGCTGGAATTGTATTCGATTTAAGGGAGCTGTAGGAATGGCTCAGGCATTGAAG ACAAACGACTGCTTGACACACTTCAATATGTCATGGAATGGGCTTTCACTACTGGGATGCGTTGCCCTGGGAAGATTCCTTAAGAGGAACGAAGCACTGAAAGAGCTTGACATAAG CAACAATCGCATTGGTCTTCTTGCTACCCAGAAACTTGCACAAGGAATCGCTGCCCATCCTAATCTTACTGCCTTAAAG GTTGGCAAGAATCCCATAGGTGATGGTGGAGTTGAGTGTTTGCTGAATGTCATCAAAGCCCATGACAAACTCAAGTACCTATCCTTGGAG gaCATAACCGTATCTCCAAAAGTTTTTGACGAAATAAAGGAGCTGGAAAAGGAGCGTGGAGTCACAATCATCACCGgtggtattggtggctacAAAAGGCCCAAG GAAATGCCACCGGGTATGCGCATCTTGTTAAACTTCATCTCAGAGAATCGGTTACGCTTGATTGACTGGTTCAACCAGTTTGACAAGGACCACAGCGGAGGTATCTCCAGAGAAGAGTTCAGCAAAGGCCTGAAAGAAACTGGTCTTGTCATGACGAAG AGGCAGCTGGACCGGCTTATGGAGTACATTGATATCAATAATGATGGAGAAATCGAGTACAG TGAGTTGCTCCGAGGGCGCGAGATGACGATCCAGGAACTTCGGGAAGAGAGGAAAATCGAGGAGCGCAACAAGCGTATCGAAGAAGAGCGTATGCGGCTCCCGAAGCTAGAGGGCTACGACTACGACTTGATGTAA
- the LOC5507483 gene encoding adiponectin receptor protein 1, which yields MEITISGNSLRKRKITKMSSESDIPSDTGSVTIEGGCIQDTSSEGSLESLNCEEPCTSGLAEQQERNVVENIEAITVPKDEDELSNQEENDDDQTTELLPKTSAQETDYQNSETVSTESCDSQGERLVIHADIETAKVLIVKGEENLKVMINAVKDNVQDAAEKFRGNFQDASTKFRGHVSDATGRVQEGMHQTSEKVQVMFKNVKDNVSGTMHEAGEKAEKIRKRVIEAGRSGWYTLSHIELPHWLRDNEFLEDSHRPPLNSFKSCFKSMFKIHTETGNIWTHFIGFLAFIAAMLYMYIRPVSADNPFPKDWTEKLVFGAFFAGAILCLGFSWIFHTVYCHSANVSKVFSRLDYSGIALLIMGSFIPPLYYGFYCDTTTRNVYMGVTVSMGLLSVLVSLWSKFNTPKYRCLRAGVFLTFGCSGVVPAIHFVAAHGVAIAHRQASVGWMALMGLLYILGAIAYASRMPERFFPGRFNIWFQSHQIFHVLVVAAAAVHLYGICQMAYYRFTIGSVCH from the exons ATGGAAATCACCATCTCCGGGAACTCGCTGCGAAAGAGAAAAATCACAAAGATGAGTTCTGAAAGCGATATTCCCTCAGATACTGGTAGTGTTACCATCGAAGGAGGTTGTATCCAGGATACATCTAGCGAGGGAAGTTTAGAATCATTGAATTGCGAAGAGCCATGTACTAGCGGGCTAGCAGAACAACAGGAAAGAAATGTGGTTGAAAACATTGAGGCGATCACTGTACCGAAAGACGAGGACGAACTTTCGAACCAAGAGGAAAACGATGATGATCAAACCACAGAATTACTTCCCAAAACATCGGCTCAAGAAACCGACTACCAAAACAGCGAAACAGTAAGCACAGAGTCGTGCGATTCTCAGGGAGAAAGATTGGTAATTCACGCGGACATTGAAACAGCCAAG GTACTTATTGTGAAAGGTGAAGAAAACCTGAAAGTTATGATTAATGCAGTAAAGGACAATGTTCAAGATGCAGCAGAGAAATTTAGAGGAAACTTTCAGGATGCTTCCACTAAATTCCGTGGCCATGTCAGTGATGCTACCGGAAGGGTACAGGAAGGTATGCACCAGACATCAGAAAAAGTCCAAGTCATGTTCAAGAACGTCAAAGATAACGTTTCTGGAACCATGCATGAAGCTGGTGAGAAAGCAGAGAAGATCAGAAAGCGAGTGATCGAAGCTGGTAGATCAGGCTGGTATACGCTGTCGCACATTGAGCTTCCACACTGGTTGAGAGATAATGAGTTCCTAGAAGACAGTCACCGCCCACCACTGAATTCCTTCAAGTCATGCTTTAAAAGCATGTTCAAGATTCATACTGAAACAGGCAATATCTGGACCCATTTCATTGGCTTTCTGGCCTTCATTGCTGCAATGTTGTACATGTATATACGCCCAGTCAGTGCTGATAATCCATTCCCTAAAGACTGGACGGAAAAGTTGGTGTTTGGAGCATTCTTTGCTGGTGCTATCCTATGCCTTGGGTTCTCTTGGATTTTCCACACCGTCTACTGCCATTCTGCTAATGTTTCTAAAGTATTCAGCAG GCTTGATTACTCTGGCATAGCCCTGTTGATCATGGGTTCATTCATCCCACCGCTGTACTATGGCTTCTACTGTGACACTACGACACGGAATGTCTACATGGGTGTTACTGTGTCCATGGGGTTGCTCAGTGTACTTGTGTCGCTCTGGTCAAAATTCAACACCCCAAAGTACAGATGCCTCCGTGCAG GTGTTTTCCTCACATTTGGCTGCTCTGGAGTTGTGCCTGCCATTCACTTTGTTGCAGCACATGGTGTTGCCATTGCTCACCGTCAAGCATCAGTTGGCTGGATGGCCCTCATGGGCTTACTCTATATTCTTGGTGCTATAGCATATGCTTCAAGAATGCCGGAGAGATTCTTCCCTGGTCGTTTTAACATATGG TTCCAGAGTCATCAAATCTTTCATGTCCTTGTGGTGGCCGCAGCAGCCGTTCACTTGTATGGGATATGTCAAATGGCCTATTACCGATTCACAATAGGCTCTGTCTGTCACTAG